The genomic segment GCACCCGCGCCTCGATGGGCAACTGTCAGGGCGCGTTCTGCTGTCACCGGATGGCCAACGAACTGTTCGAGGACCACAGCGAACTCGTCGTCCGCGAGTCGCTGGACGAACTGTATCAGGAGCGCTGGAAGGGAGAGCGACACGCCCTCTGGGGCGAACAGCTCTCGCAGGCGATGCTGAAGCACATGCTCCACGCGACGACGATGAACCGCGGCGGCGACCCCGCGGCCTCGGAGTCGGGCGTCGACTTCGCCGCGTTCGACGCCGGCGCGGGCGTGACGGCGGCGGCGGGCGGGTCGTCGGGCGCGGCGGACGACGACCGGGCGGCGACGGACGGGGGTGTCTCCGATGCCGATTCGTGACGACGTCCTCGTCGTCGGCGGCGGTCTCGCGGCCGCCACGTCCGCCCTCGCGGCCGCGGAGACGGGCAAGTCGGTCCGCGTCGTCGCGCACAAGAAGAGCACGCTCAGGCAGGCCAGCGGGCTGATAGACGTCCTCGGCTACGTCGAGGGGGAGGGGCCGCGCGCCGACCCCTACGCCGCGATGGCCGACCTGCCGGCGGACCACCCGTACCGAGTCGTCGGGGAGGAGGGCGTCAGGGAGGGGCTCCGCCTGTTCGACGAGGCGGTCGGCGGGATGTACGCCGGCGGTCACACGGACGCGAACGCCCTCGTCCCGACGTACGGCGGGACGGTCAAGCCGACGGCGCGGTATCCGGCGTCGGTCGAACCCGGACTGGCCAGCGTCGCCGAGGACACCCTGTTCGTCGGCTTCGAGGGGACGACGGACTTCGCGCCCCGCGTGGTCGCCGACCACGTCGCGGCCGCCGGCGTCCCGTTCGAGACGCGGGGCGTCCGCGTCCCGTTCCCGAAGGCGTTCCGCGACGACGCCCGCGTGACCCGGTTCGCGAAGGCGCTGGACGAGGACGAGTCGGCCGACGACCGGAGCGTCGGCGTCCGCCGCGCCCTCGCCGAGACGGTGAAGGACCGCCTCGACGGCGAGGACCGGGTCGGCTTCCCGGCGATGCTCGGCGACGCGCACGACGACGAGGTGCGCGCGGAACTGTCCGACCGCCTCGGCGCGACGGTGTTCGAGGTGCCGACCGGACCGCCGAGCCTCCTCGGCCTCAAACTGGAGGACCGCCTGTTCGACGCCCTCGACGAGGCGGGCGTGCGCATCGCCACGGGTAACCCCGCCGTCGGCTACGAGTCCGACGACGGCGAAATCGAGGCGGTGTACGTGGACCGACAGGGTAAGCGCGTCCCCTACCACGCCGAGCAGTTCGTCCTCGCGACGGGCGGACTCGTCGGCAAGGGCATCGACTCCGACCGCGAGAGCGTCACCGAACCCGTCTTCGACTGTCACGTCCCGCACCCCGACGACCGGTACGACTGGTCGGAGTCGGCGGCGTTCGGCGACCACGCGTTCGCGCGGTTCGGCGTCGTCCCCGACGAGGAACTGCGACCCACCACGGCGGGTGGCGAACCACACTTTTCGAATCTCCGCGCCGCGGGCGGCGTCGTCGGCGGTGCCGACGTGGCGCGCGAACACTCCGCGAGCGGTGTCTCGCTGGCGACGGCGGCCGTCGCGGGCGGCCGCGCGGGGGAGGAAGCCTGACCACATGAGCGACGCAGAGAACCCAACGAACCCGACCCCAGACGAACAGAGCGACTTCGAACCGGTGCAGGTGTTCGACGACGAGACGGAGATGGACCTCCGCCCCGGCGCGGACAACTGCTACAAGTGTACCTCCTGCGACACGTCCTGTCCGGTCGCGGAGGTGAACGACGACTTCCCCGGCCCGAAGTTCCAGGGCCCCGAACAGTGGCGGCTGAAGCGCAAGGACGACCAGGACATCGACGACTCCATCATGTCGTGTTCGAACTGCATGCGCTGTGACGACGCGTGCCCGTCGAGCGTCCCCCTGAGCCAGATGCACAACACCGCCCGCGGGGAGTACGTCGACGAGCAGATGGACAAGCTCTCCCGGGAGTACATCCGGAACAGGATTCTCGCGAACTACCGCCTCTCGGCCGAGTTCGCGAGTAAGGTGCCGCGACTGGCGAACTTCGTGATGGGCAACTCCCTCGTGCAGACGCTGTACGAGAAGACGCTCGGCATCACCGCCGAACGCGAGTTCCCCGAGTTCGCACAGCAGACGTTCCGCGAGTGGTGGGCCGAACGCGGCGGCGCGCAGGTGTCCTCGGAGGACAAGCGCATCGCGTACTTCCACGGCTGTTACTCGAACTACAACACGCCCGAGGTGGCGAAAGCGCTCGTCCGCGTCTACGAGGAGTTCGGCTACGAGATAGCCGTCCCGAGACAGCGCTGTTCGGGCACGCCGATGTTCGCCAACGGCATGCTCGACGACGCCGGACGCGCCGCGGAGGTGAACGTCTCGGAGTTCTCGGACCTC from the Halogeometricum rufum genome contains:
- the glpB gene encoding glycerol-3-phosphate dehydrogenase subunit GlpB, which gives rise to MPIRDDVLVVGGGLAAATSALAAAETGKSVRVVAHKKSTLRQASGLIDVLGYVEGEGPRADPYAAMADLPADHPYRVVGEEGVREGLRLFDEAVGGMYAGGHTDANALVPTYGGTVKPTARYPASVEPGLASVAEDTLFVGFEGTTDFAPRVVADHVAAAGVPFETRGVRVPFPKAFRDDARVTRFAKALDEDESADDRSVGVRRALAETVKDRLDGEDRVGFPAMLGDAHDDEVRAELSDRLGATVFEVPTGPPSLLGLKLEDRLFDALDEAGVRIATGNPAVGYESDDGEIEAVYVDRQGKRVPYHAEQFVLATGGLVGKGIDSDRESVTEPVFDCHVPHPDDRYDWSESAAFGDHAFARFGVVPDEELRPTTAGGEPHFSNLRAAGGVVGGADVAREHSASGVSLATAAVAGGRAGEEA
- a CDS encoding anaerobic glycerol-3-phosphate dehydrogenase subunit C; the encoded protein is MSDAENPTNPTPDEQSDFEPVQVFDDETEMDLRPGADNCYKCTSCDTSCPVAEVNDDFPGPKFQGPEQWRLKRKDDQDIDDSIMSCSNCMRCDDACPSSVPLSQMHNTARGEYVDEQMDKLSREYIRNRILANYRLSAEFASKVPRLANFVMGNSLVQTLYEKTLGITAEREFPEFAQQTFREWWAERGGAQVSSEDKRIAYFHGCYSNYNTPEVAKALVRVYEEFGYEIAVPRQRCSGTPMFANGMLDDAGRAAEVNVSEFSDLIDEGYDVVASCTSCSMSLKQEYPELFEFHGTAEVAAHTYEAMEYLRIHEDLESELESASVEEQSFAYHAPCHARNQGLDRQAVELFRELDGVTIEDVGDSCSGISGTYGWKEEKYETSMKIGEEMFDHMSHAEGNVGMTECPTCSMQMEHGTGYDIKHPLQLLEEALV